Within Neoarius graeffei isolate fNeoGra1 chromosome 21, fNeoGra1.pri, whole genome shotgun sequence, the genomic segment gctggtataattcagaattcattgttccatcaatgatggcaagccgtcctggcccagatgcagcaaaacagccccaaaccatgatactaccaccaccatgtttcacagatgggataaggttcttatgctggaatgcagtgtttttctttctccaaacataacgcttctcatttaaaccaaaaattctattttggtttcatccgtccacaaaacatttttccaatagccttctggcttgtccacgtgatctttagcaaactgcagatgagcagcaatgttcttcttggagagcagtggctttctccttgcaacctttccatgcacaccattgttgttcagtgttctcctcatggtggactcatgaacattaacattagccaatgtgagagaggccttcagttgcttagaagttaccctggggtcctttgtgacctcgccgactattaaacgccttgctcttggagtgatctttgttggtcgaccactcctggggagagtaacaatggtcttgaatttcctccatttgtacacaatttgtctgactgtggattggtggagtccaaattctttagagatggttttgtaaccttttccagcctgatgagcatcaacaacgctttttctgaggtcctcagaaatctcctttgttcgtgccatgatacatttccataaacgtgtgttgtgaagatcagactttgatagatccctgttctttaaataaaacagggtgcccactcacacctgattgtcatcccattgattgaaaacacctgactctaatttcaccttcaaattaactgctaatccgagaggttcacatacttttgccactcacagatatgtaatattggatcattttcctcaataaataaatgagcaagtataatatttttgtctcatttgtttaactgggttctctttatctacttttaggacttgtgtgaaaatctgatgatgttttaggtcatatttatgcagaaatatagaaaattctaaagggttcacaaactttcaagcaccactgtatgttgtcaAGTTAAGTTGCCAATTCTGAATAAGGCCCAATGAACATAAATTGGTACGTCATAGGTTTCTTACCTACAACATTGATCTAAAAGTCTTATGAACAGTAAATTGTCATCTGAGCACAGGGGCATATCCCATTACCGTTCTTGCCCTCTGTTCTATGCTAGTTGATATGCCAGCCATTCCATGGCAGCCATGCCAAGGCCTCATGCTGTTGGCCTTTTCTGGTCTGTGACCTTGCACCACACCATGCCATCACAGCTATAATCACTTCAGCCTCTAGAACGGATGGAAGATTGTTAGACTTGCCAGTTGCTTTTGTCCCTGTTATTAACCTAATTATGGATAAGATTTGGAAATCTTCTCTTCCTTTTCAAGATTAGCTTCAGCGGAGTGTTAAAAATATTTGTTAGATCATACCACATTTCCTACTTAGTCCTCTGTAATATGTGGGATGGCTTTGAagggcatatacagtggtgcttgaaagtttgtgaacccttcagaattttctatatttctgcataaatatgacctaaaacatcatcagattttcacacaagtcctaaaagtagataaagagaacccagttaaacaaatgagacaaaaaatattatacttgctcatttatttattgaggaaaatgatccaatattacatatctgtgagtggcaaaagtatgtgaacctctcggattagcagttaatttgaaggtgaaattagagtcaggtgttttcaatcaatgggatgacaatcaggtgtgagtgggcaccctgttttatttaaagaacagggatctatcaaagtctgatcttcacaacacacgtttatggaaatgtatcatggcacgaacaaaggagatttctgaggacctcagaaaaagcgttgttgatgctcatcaggctggaaaaggttacaaaaccatctctaaagaatttggactccaccaatccacagtcagacaaattgtgtacaaatggaggaaattcaagaccattgttactctccccaggagtggtcgaccaacaaagatcactccaagagcaaggcgtttaatagtcggcgaggtcacaaaggaccccagggtaacttctaagcaactgaaggcctctctcacattggctaatgttaatgttcatgagtccaccatgaggagaacactgaacaacaatggtgtgcatggaaaggttgcaaggagaaagccactgctctccaagaagaacattgctgctcatctgcagtttgctaaagatcacgtggacaagccagaaggctattggaaaaatgttttgtggacggatgaaaccgaaatagaatttttggtttaaatgagaagcgttatgtttggagaaagaaaaacactgcattccagcataagaatcttatcccatctgtgaaacatggtggtggtagtatcatggtttggggctgttttgctgcatctgggccaggacggcttgccatcattgatggaacaatgaattctgaattataccagcaaattctaaaggaaaatgtcagaacatctgtccatgaactgaatctcaagagaaggtgggtcatgcagcaagacaacaaccctaagcactcaagttgttctaccaaagaatggttaaagaagaataaagttaatgttttggaatggccaagtcaaagtcctgaccttaatccaatggaaatgttgtggaaggacctgaagcgagcagttcatataaggaaacccaccaacatcccagagttgaagcagttctgtatggaggaatgggctaaaattcctccaagccggtgtgcaggactgatccacagttaccggaaacgtttagttgcatttattgctgcacaagggggtcacaccagatactgaaagcaaaggttcacatacttttgccactcacagatatgtaatattagataattttcctcaataaatacataaccaagtataatatttttgtctcatttgtttaactgggttctctttatctacttttaggacttgtgtgaaaacctgatgatgttttaggtcatatttatgcagaaatgtagaaaattctaaagggttcacaaactttcaagcaccactgtaccaacaTAATATTTCttgaatataaaatacacagtgaATAATGGCAATACACAAATGTTGTTTAGGTTCAATGAAATGTCAATGTCCATTTTATATGACAGGAATTACTGTGCCTAATAATTTTTCTACAACTAAAATATGAACCAATTTCAGTAATGGTGTGTAATGGTTTTAATTGCATAATGCACTGAACTCCAAATACCATGCTGGTTCCAGAGCATCATTAATGAAAACTCTTGCCTCTTGCCAAAGCTCAAAGCACCCACCTACAGATCAAGCTTGACAAAAGTTTGATGAGTACTCCCCAACTCTGCTGCTGTTAGATAATACTCTCCAAACAGCATTCATTGACAACCACTTCCAGTCTCAAAGCTTCATTTTCTACCACCCTCCAGGTTCCAGGCTCTACTGATATTCATGGTAGGTTCTCATGCACAAATCTCACAGTTCCCACTGCAAAACTACTGTATACCTgtatataattaacaattattccacaaaattgactcgcatatgagctgatagttgatgaggtgtgtagcgccgagttggctataagccatgtacgacgatattgagtggaataactgttttattatatccaccttcactggattttgagaaacagagcatttttattcttattttttgtaaagtcaataaaactttatacaaaatgtcagacaaaatcatttccattaaggtggacttcttaaaaacctatcgatggctgcacgaattgactttagtgttgtttttttctagaaagtgccgtcttgctgtcgtgccgaggtatagaacagctttagacatttatttaattcttccttggacatttcagttatgtcattttcaaacttctttgaggttttgaaccagtctaaaaaaattcagcaaattttaatgcttaaagacaaagaatgtcaacaaaccaatgaaatgaaagtaacaatttgtgaaaaatgctataataataattattgaaaaataaaaaaggatgcgttcttaccatcaattactttcatttcatgctttgttgctttttttggggaggTCGGGGGGTGTTGTTTTTGAGtagggcagcacagtgatgtagtggttagcactgttgcctcacagcaagacggttctgggttcgagcccagtggtcgatgggggcctttctgtgtggagtttgcatgttctccccgtgtctgtgtgggtttcctccaggtgctccggtttcccccacagtccaaagacatgcaggttaggttaactggtgactctaaattgaccgtaggtgtgagtgtgaatggttgtttgtctctgtgtcagccctgtgatgatctggcgacttgtccagggtgtaccccgcctctcacccatagtcagctgggataggctccagcttatccgcgaccctgcacagtataagcggttacagataatgttttcaagtagagtttttattttgtccttggttggttcagcaacacgctctgacattttgtttttctctcctgatGGTATatcagctgatagcctagtagtagtgtagccaatcagagtgcgcgattgctcatatccagtgaatgtggatagaataatatctaTTATAATCTTCTCAACACTTTCAGCAGACTAGCCTTCATGTATAATATGCAAATTATTAAAACCTTAAATTTTCACATTTGTGGGCCAAACCATGAAAAATAGACTATGTTTCTTCATATCCATGTGAGCTGTAGTGTAGTTCTTTTTAGCCTGGCATTCCCACATTTCAGATATTCCCCCGAGACTGAGCTGGGGAAACCTTCTAAAGATTTTGAGCACTTCTTGCTGATGTGACAGCATTTAACATTAAGATAAATATCCAAGCCCCCTGTGAATGCAGTACTTAATAATGCAGAAGTATCTGTATCAGTGGCATGGAGATTCTAGTCCCAGCTATGGTGCAGTCTGTAAGtagttgggctttttttttttttttggctctgtATGCTAGGATATAATATTTCAAATGGAACAGTGGCTATGAGGTTAACTCATCAAACCTCTTTAAAGTTTCACTGTAGTTACTGAATTATTCATAGTAGAAACTTAATAATCTGCTTTATGATGAATAACTAAATAATAAGCTGGGTGTTTAAGGGGCTAAAATGCAGACTATTAAAATTCCAGCATCAAGTTGACCATTTTAGCCTTAATAAATTTCTCTtcccatttttttttcctgctgttgTGCACTGGAAGGGCAACACATGAAACATTGTGAGGTAATTGACTAACAAATAGTGTTTTATACCAACTACAGGGGCAGGCTGATTGCCCTTTGTGAGACTTGGTAAAAAATAGAACTGGGGGAGCAAAATGCTAACAATTAGCATGTTATACCAGCTTTAACCACAAAAGGTAGGTGATTCGTGACAAACTGAGGTGAGAACTTACTCATTACCTAATAGCTAGTAGTTATCGCATGCACAGGTAATAGCAGCAACATGGATAAACATAGCTACCCTTTATGTAACGAGTGATGAATTCCTCTTGAAGCATTATTAAAGCAATAATTGGTAATGTACTGTAATACTTCACAAGGCTTCAGGTTTTTTCTTAGTCCTCTGTTTGACAGTGTTCACACTCATTTCATACAGTCTCAGACCCACCTTAAGCTCAAGACAAATGAGGCCAAACCAGACACAGTATCAGCCTGTGTTTGAAGTCTAGTACTCTAATATGCTGCGGGATTACTGAACTGTTTTAGTattaatacagaggtgattataggaaattgctcatgctgattggtcgagagattcggattATTTCTCACTAATCACCTTGAGTAACTCGGCAATACAGCAGCCAATCgttttgtcaccataagtgaggaagaattggaaattatgaaagaaaatgctgttcctaaaagcactaaagatactatgaagtttggtctaaaactattcaaaggtaaggtggatttatgatttattttatctatttcaaaacaaagtattttatgtgacttggcgtagataagtgacacaagttttacatttgcatgccacttttgaagattgaaataaattattttttaaaaatatgattaaaaaaatcaccagtgtatttatactaaaacaattatccacctcaggctcagtgcatatcggtgaataataacctcgacttcatctcggttattattcccCGATATTCACCTCGTCTTCagcaaataactgttaaataaaaatACACTGTACTagtgtagcactgtcgcctcacagcaagaaggtcctgggttcgagccccgtggctggtgagggcctttctgtgcggagtttgcatgttctccccgtgtccgcgtgggtttcctccgggtgctccggtttcccccacagtccaaagacatgcaggttaggctaactggtggctctaaattgactgtaggtgtgaatgtgagtgtgaatggttgtgagtctctaagtgtcagccctgcgataacctggcaacttgtccagggtgtaccccgcctttcgcccatagtcagctgggataggctccagcttgcctgcaaccctacaggataagcaactacagataatggatggatggatggatggatggatggatggatggatggatggatggatagttagtATAAGTACAATATTCAATACAATATAAGATTTGTACCTTTATTGGCTATATTTATCCTGACAAAAATTGGGGAGGTTAAGTTCTTCCAACTAAAAAGGTTAAACtgattctggatttttttcccccttttttttgtgatcaaatttttatttgtttattcattCGCTATGAACAAGCACATCAACATTATAAGGCAAGGAAATACGGGACAGTATACAAGAATGAcagaatgtgattttttttttttaccttaagtaaaaaaataaaaataaaaaattttacaGTATTCTAAAAAACAAGAAAACTTAATTCCGATAGACAGATTGGATAATGTTAATAAAAACCAATATAAGAAAATATGTGAAGAGAAAAAAAAGCCCTCATGATCCAAAGCTTACCACCTCATCTGTGAATCACTGTGGCCTGGGTATGGACGGCTGCCAGTGCAACTGGCTTTCTTGTCTTGACTGTTCGTGTGACTCACGATGGTGTCAGCAGGATGGATTTTCTTGTGAACAAATGCATTTTACCTGCTCAGCTCAAACCCAATGCCTAATGACAACTGCATGACTTGAAAGAATTAATCTAGTGTATTTCAACCTAATCTCCACATCTTTCCGTTCATTCAACAAGAATTTCAACACGTTTCCCTGCATAAAAAACATTCATCAAAAAGTTACATATTACAGATATCTAAGAGACTTCACCTGCATACCTGTCTCTCATATTTAACAAACTCCCAAAATATATTTTCtttctcgttttattttttttcctgttacTGGATTCATAATTACACCAGCTTTTATAAATACTAATATATTAACTATAATAACACTTTTGATTTGTGTAGTCAGAAGTACTATGAAGAAAAACTTGTATATGTGCAACTTATATCAGTACACTCATTTAAATGCATTTGGACCCACAAGAACAGCGATAACTCAATTTTGAAAATTGAACAatgatttgcaaaaataaaaaagtgaatggagcTACTGACCTTTTATCTGTAAGCCAATCTTGAGGTGATCCTCTTGATGAAGATTAGTGTAGAACACTCCTGTGTTGGACATGCTCTCACTGCCAGGTATGGATCCTTTATTCCCCGTATGTCTCTCTGTCCATCCTGATTCTGATGTCCAGGTCAGGAAAAAAAGTAGTCTTATcctttattaataaaataaaaaaaaacaagctttCCATGTTTTTGAGTAGTACTTACACTTTTCTTTTTTAATGTAATTAAATTATAGCAGTGGTTGTGAAAAAGTATGACTCTTCATACTCCAtgtgtaaaataaaataataaactgtgctTTGGAGGTCTCTaaaatttattgaaattatttatgCGCTTCCATGCATGAAATAATCTCAAATACTGGAGCTCTCTGATTTCTGTTGCATTTGCAACAACAATACCAGCAACCAAGAGCCTGACATGGTACATTTAAGACAGTACGTTTCAGAAAATAAATCTTCTTCAATTTGAATTGTGTTGAAACGACAAATAGCTCTGTTAGGGTctaatgaaaaaaaattaaactttCCAGGATTGCAGGGACATGTTGATCATTTCAGGTGTGCAAAGACTTACACCAGTCTATAAGACTTTGAGCATCTTAATCTTTTTGACCAATCTATACTGATAAAATTTAACTTAAAGGTATCACCACACCTCACAATGTTGGTGACTGACGTTCATAATGCAAACTAAGACTACAAGTCTGTTTCCCTTGTGTCTAAGCAAAACGCATAAAGGGAATCTTTAATGTCTGTGCTGCTGTTTGCTTTAATGTTGGCCTTTCCCAGGGGTATGTCGTGACTTTCTACATCTCCTGTGGAATTCAGAGGAGACCTGTTGCATCCATGGACATCACTGGAGGGCTCATCCTTGAGTGCAGCTTGCTCCTGGTCGGTCTCTCGATGGTAAAAATAGTTGAAGTTGGATACGATCACAGGCACGGGCAGTGCAATGGTCAACACACCAGCGATGGCGCATAGTGAGCCTACAATTTTGCCTCCAACTGTTACAGGCCTCATGTcaccgtagcccacggtggtcaTTGTCACTACAGCCCACCAGAAGGCATCTGGGATGCTGGAGAAATGGGACTCAGGCTCGTCAGCCTCAGCAAAGTACACAGCACTTGAGAAAAGGATTACACCAATAAAAAGGAAGAAGATGAGGAGGCCTAGTTCTCGCATACTGGCCTTCAGAGTCTGCCCCAAGATCTGGAGACCTTTGGAGTGCCGTGAGAGCTTGAAGATACGGAAAACCCTCACTAGTCTAATAACTCGCAAGATGGCCAAAGACAtggcctgctgctgctgctgcggtCCGTTGTCATGATCCTGACCATGCTGCTGCTCCACCAGCTCTGTCCCGACCGTGATGAAATAAGGCATGATGGACATGATGTCGATGATGTTCATGACAGTTTTGGAGAACTCTGACTTGCTGGGGCAGGCAAAGAACCTGACAATAAGCTCAAAGGTGAACCAAATCACACAGGTGGTCTCAATGACAAAAAACGGATCGGAAAAAGTGAGCGGTGGGCGAACTTGGAGAGTGGAGTTGACCGCTGTCCTTCGAACTCCTTGAAGCTCCCTCTCATCCCTGAACTCAGGCAATGTCTCTAGGCAGAAAGTGATAATGGATATGGTGATGACAATCACAGACACAATTGCGATGCCACGGGCAGGACTCGAGCTTTCGGGGTACTCGAAAATGAGCCACACCTGTTTCTGAAACTCATTGTGTGGTAGGGGTTTCTCTTCATCCTTTATGAAGCCCTCATCTTCACGAAAGCGCTCCATAGCTTCTTCGCCCAGTTGGTAGAACCGTATTTCATCAGCGAATACATCGATGGACACATTGACGGGCCTCCGGATTTTCCCGCCTGATTGGTAGAAGTACAGGATCCCATCAAAGCTTGGACGGTTCCGGTCAAAGAAGTACTCATTCCGAAGTGGGTCAAAGTACTTGATCCTCTTGTCTGGGTCTCCTAACAAGGTGTCTGGAAACTGGTTTAGAGTGCCCAGTTGGGTCTCGTACCTCAGACCTGCGATGTTAATGAGCACGCGCTCATTGCTCCCGTCATGCTCCAGGTTGTCCACCACGTCCACTACGTCCGACAGGTCCTCGTCAAAGAGGTGAGGGATGCGATCGGCGCGCAGCAGCGCATCCACGGCGCTCTCGGCGCAGCTGAACGTGTCGCTCACGTCGTTCATCCTGCACGCGCTCGGCTCCGTGTTCAGCTCCTTCACAAACCCGTCGGTTCGCCTTGAAGTCGCGTGCTGCCCGCGCGCGCTCCGACAGCCTTCTCCAGCATCGCTCGCGCTCCCTCTCGCGCCACCGTTCTCCAAACTCACCAAGGCGATGTCCATACCGGAGCCATGAAATATttagcaggaaaaaaataaaagacctgTAGATTTCAGTCAG encodes:
- the LOC132870083 gene encoding potassium voltage-gated channel subfamily A member 5 → MDIALVSLENGGARGSASDAGEGCRSARGQHATSRRTDGFVKELNTEPSACRMNDVSDTFSCAESAVDALLRADRIPHLFDEDLSDVVDVVDNLEHDGSNERVLINIAGLRYETQLGTLNQFPDTLLGDPDKRIKYFDPLRNEYFFDRNRPSFDGILYFYQSGGKIRRPVNVSIDVFADEIRFYQLGEEAMERFREDEGFIKDEEKPLPHNEFQKQVWLIFEYPESSSPARGIAIVSVIVITISIITFCLETLPEFRDERELQGVRRTAVNSTLQVRPPLTFSDPFFVIETTCVIWFTFELIVRFFACPSKSEFSKTVMNIIDIMSIMPYFITVGTELVEQQHGQDHDNGPQQQQQAMSLAILRVIRLVRVFRIFKLSRHSKGLQILGQTLKASMRELGLLIFFLFIGVILFSSAVYFAEADEPESHFSSIPDAFWWAVVTMTTVGYGDMRPVTVGGKIVGSLCAIAGVLTIALPVPVIVSNFNYFYHRETDQEQAALKDEPSSDVHGCNRSPLNSTGDVESHDIPLGKANIKANSSTDIKDSLYAFCLDTRETDL